The Gloeobacter violaceus PCC 7421 DNA window GCTTCGGACAGCTCTGGTCCAATTTGAACGGCAGGCCCGCCGAGAGCACCTTCAACACCGTCACCGGCACCACCTACCAGGTGGGTCTCGGTTTTCCGAACCTGCTGGCGGCGGGGAACGCGGCGGGGGCCATCTTTGGTCAGCCCATCCGCTTTACCGGCGGCCAGTACAACGGCCTCGACTTTGCCACCGCCGGGATCGAGAACGTCATCGAGGTCTACTACCGCCTGCAGTTGAGCGACCGCTTCAGCATCACCCCCGACCTCCAGTTCGTCATCCAGCCCGCCAACACCCGCGACAGCAACGGCCTCACCATCGGCACGCTGCGCGCCACCTTCCAGTTCTAATCCGCCCCTGCGGCTCTAGCAGCCGAGTGTCCGGCGCGTCTGGCGCTTGGTGAGGCCGTTGGTCCCGGTGGCCCGGCCGCACTGGTAGGTTTTTTGCTGGTTGTTGATGATCGTCCCGGTGAAGTCGGCGCCGTCGACGGAGACGTCCTTGAGCCTGGCAGCAGTCATATACGCACCGGCCAGCACCGCCTGGTCGAGCTTCGCCCCCTGCAAGTCGGCGTTCGACAACTCGGCGTCATCCAGGCGCGCTTTGTTGAAATTGGCGCCCCGCAGGCTCGCCGCAAACAGGCTGGCTCCGCGCAGGTCGCTGCTGCTGAAGTCGACTCCCCGCAGGTTGGCTTTGTAGAACTGGGCCTGCTTGAGGTTCTGTTCGGCAACGGAGCGTCCCTCCAGGTACGCCCCGTTGTAGTTGTTCTGGATGTCCGCCTGGGCAGACACTAGGCCCGGCAGAACGAGCCCCGCCGCCAGTCCCGCCAAAACGCCGCTTCGCCACATCGATTGTCCTTCCAAACTGCACCGTCCATCCTATCGCCGGGGCCGGCAGACGAGCGGGCGGCGGCCCATATTTTCCAGCCGAAGGATCAGGTGCCAGGGAGCGCGTGCTGACACCTCATCCAAGCATGACGAGACCAATGGTGCCGGTAGGCGATCCGTCCTCAAGCGCGCGCAGCGATCTCGAAGCTGTCAAGATACGCAACCGGGTTGGACGGGTCGAACCGCCGCCTGTCGATGAAGGTGTTTTCGGATTTATAGTCCTGGGCAGGAGCCTTGATCCCCAGCTCCGCCGCCGCCTGCCGGTAAATATCTACCCTGTAGACCCGGTCAAGCAATTTATCCACCCCGGCCGGGATCGCCGGGATCTGCCCCCAGCGCGCCATCTGGGTCAAAATCCACAGGCCGTGGGACTTCCAGGGGAAGGTGGCTTGATCGTTTCCGACCAGGTAGTCCGCATCCCGTTTGAAGAACACGACAAAATCCGGTACATCCTTCAGGCTGGCGGTCGCCTTGCCTTCGCCGTCGAAGCCGCCGAAGTCCAGACGACCGCTCAGGGCGGGTTCGAGCAAAAAAGGCTGCGCTGCCAGGTAGGTGCGTAGCGACAGGGTGCGCAGCACCTCCTGGCGATGGGCCGGCTCGTCGCAGTAGCGGCAGGCTTCAAGGAGCGCTTTGACTAACGCGAGGTGGGTGTTGGGGTGCGTCCTTGCCCAGGGCTCCATGACGGCGAGCACCTTCTCCGGGTGACCGCCCCACACGTCGCGATCGGCAATGACCGTAAACCCGGCGCCCTCGGCGTGGGCGCGGGTGTTCCACGGTTCGGTGACGCAGAAAAAATCGATATTGCCCGCTTCGAGATTGGCAATCAACTGGGCCGGGGTCAGGGTGATCAGGCGCACATCGCGGTAGGGGTGGATATCGTGGTGGGCCAACCAGTAGCAGAGGTTGTAGTTGTACATCGAGGAGGCGGAGACCATCGCTCCGGTGAGGGTGCGGCCCACCTTGCCGGTGGCGATGATTTTTTTGAGATCCGCGCCGCTGCGCACCCCGGCCTGCCAGAGGCGCTTGGAAAAGGTGATGGCGTTGCCGTTGAGGTCGAGGGACATAGCGGTTATCAGCGGAGCAGGCGCCTTGCCTTCGGCGCCCAACTGCACCGCCAGCGGCGTGCCCGCCAGGGCGTGGGAGGCATCCAGGCGTCCTGTGATCAGTCCCTCGCGCACGCTCGCCCAGCTCTCCTCTTTGGAGAGCTCGACATCGAGACCGTGGCGCTCAAAAAAGCCCCGCTCGCGGGCGATGACCAGTGGTGCGCAGTCGATGAGTGCGATAAAACCGACTTTGAGCTTTGGTTTTTCTAGTGCGCCCTTCGCTAAGGCTTTCGGTAGCCAGAGGGTCGGTCCAATTGTGGCTGCCGCCCCGGCGATCAATGTTCGTCTATGCATAGTTCCAGTCATCACTTAGCGGGTGCTTCTTTGGGCGGATGGTTCGGCAGCCCAGCGGTGGGCCTCGGCGTAGCCGAGTCGAAAGTCATAAAAGATCGCGAAGGCCAGGCGTTGGATCGGTGGCAGGGGTCTGTGAAGGCGGCTGTTCCAGCCTAAGCTGTAAAGCCTGTAGTTCAGCGAAAGCAGGGGATTCACTTTCATCTAAGATACCTCGCCGATATTGCAATGTTTTAGCTCTATTCAGTCCTAGCTTTATTCATCGGCGAATATGCACCGGCAAACCAGATCTTCGACAATTAGCAGTTGACAAAATAGTTCATGCATGCAAATTCATCCCATCCGATCCAGGATAGATCCTGAAATCGAATGGGATGAACGATTCGATTTAGCTAAAAAACAGACGTTTAGGGAAGCGGTGCCTCGGGAAGGGCATTCTTCGAGGACATTGCCGCCAGACCGGCTTCACCGTCGCCGTCGAAGGGAGTGACAAAGCCGGTGCTGCCGTCGGTGAAGCACTCATCGTCATCTTCAGGATTGGCAAACCAGAAGACGACGTGGTTCAGCTCCTTGCGGGAAACGGCTCCGGAGGCGTCCGGCACCAGGGAGAAAGCCTCCTCGATGATCGTCGAGGTGCTCACCGA harbors:
- a CDS encoding pentapeptide repeat-containing protein; translated protein: MWRSGVLAGLAAGLVLPGLVSAQADIQNNYNGAYLEGRSVAEQNLKQAQFYKANLRGVDFSSSDLRGASLFAASLRGANFNKARLDDAELSNADLQGAKLDQAVLAGAYMTAARLKDVSVDGADFTGTIINNQQKTYQCGRATGTNGLTKRQTRRTLGC
- a CDS encoding CmpA/NrtA family ABC transporter substrate-binding protein; its protein translation is MHRRTLIAGAAATIGPTLWLPKALAKGALEKPKLKVGFIALIDCAPLVIARERGFFERHGLDVELSKEESWASVREGLITGRLDASHALAGTPLAVQLGAEGKAPAPLITAMSLDLNGNAITFSKRLWQAGVRSGADLKKIIATGKVGRTLTGAMVSASSMYNYNLCYWLAHHDIHPYRDVRLITLTPAQLIANLEAGNIDFFCVTEPWNTRAHAEGAGFTVIADRDVWGGHPEKVLAVMEPWARTHPNTHLALVKALLEACRYCDEPAHRQEVLRTLSLRTYLAAQPFLLEPALSGRLDFGGFDGEGKATASLKDVPDFVVFFKRDADYLVGNDQATFPWKSHGLWILTQMARWGQIPAIPAGVDKLLDRVYRVDIYRQAAAELGIKAPAQDYKSENTFIDRRRFDPSNPVAYLDSFEIAARA